The Haliaeetus albicilla chromosome 19, bHalAlb1.1, whole genome shotgun sequence genome has a segment encoding these proteins:
- the PHF5A gene encoding PHD finger-like domain-containing protein 5A isoform X2, which translates to MWHCGRSLHCCFCVGDGKCVICDSYVRPCTLVRICDECNYGSYQGRCVICGGPGVSDAYYCKECTIQEKDRDGCPKIVNLGSSKTDLFYERKKYGFKKR; encoded by the exons ATGTGGCACTGTGGGAGAAGCTtacactgctgcttctgtgtaG GTGATGGCAAATGCGTGATCTGTGACTCCTATGTGCGGCCCTGCACTCTTGTGCGCATATGTGATGAGTGTAACTACGGCTCCTACCAAGGGCGCTGTGTGATCTGCGGGGGTCCAGGAGTGTCTGATGCCTACTACTGCAAGGAGTGTACCATCCAGGAAAAAGAT AGAGATGGTTGCCCTAAAATCGTCAACCTGGGCAGTTCCAAGACAGATCTCTTCTACGAAAGGAAAAAGTATGGCTTCAAGAAGAGGTGA
- the PHF5A gene encoding PHD finger-like domain-containing protein 5A isoform X1, with translation MAKHHPDLIFCRKQAGVAIGRLCEKCDGKCVICDSYVRPCTLVRICDECNYGSYQGRCVICGGPGVSDAYYCKECTIQEKDRDGCPKIVNLGSSKTDLFYERKKYGFKKR, from the exons ATGGCCAAGCACCACCCGGACCTCATCTTCTGCCGCAAGCAGGCGGGCGTGG caATCGGAAGACTTTGCGAGAAAT GTGATGGCAAATGCGTGATCTGTGACTCCTATGTGCGGCCCTGCACTCTTGTGCGCATATGTGATGAGTGTAACTACGGCTCCTACCAAGGGCGCTGTGTGATCTGCGGGGGTCCAGGAGTGTCTGATGCCTACTACTGCAAGGAGTGTACCATCCAGGAAAAAGAT AGAGATGGTTGCCCTAAAATCGTCAACCTGGGCAGTTCCAAGACAGATCTCTTCTACGAAAGGAAAAAGTATGGCTTCAAGAAGAGGTGA